The Eriocheir sinensis breed Jianghai 21 chromosome 4, ASM2467909v1, whole genome shotgun sequence genome has a segment encoding these proteins:
- the LOC126981470 gene encoding uncharacterized protein LOC126981470 isoform X10 → MYEEDWEELEALLETEHLILGQPYQPQQHQQQQHHRSDINLLQSPERTPRLPHEAPPSRSSSRRSLPRTHGAYSLPLQQLSSILLNMTFSDAEDEHQGTGRNTSNSQDRSLSRSRTESGVSNASTVSLASPSSSAGPAAAANGPMAASGSAAGALDIAAAQNASVVDVSGVDKKKIVEKLQQIQGYIQQTTAAMAALEQQGDIGLQSDIYARYVNLNKSLQHQEEEYLDILARSLVLNKAAAQVANGTQHPSTAPSSVSPASAQVNGREETAPEEGSRVVGVVGSENVRTLQDRLSASQEESVAIMSQMRASIARREDLLTRYKATQERLANLKRQRQGIQEEKQRLIQQGANPNGAGQEDEDPIPGADTWTLSELTKALVDFQALQDKVERLTAVYSTRAQGVDPDDAESQADVASKLGQLATKRRQLADVLTRLKGYQALRQQEERDGLDGVGGSGRSTSTAPAGASDANHLPASSNTHTTTTSDEPAPPPPPPPPSASLSASVSNINGEGHPVSPASLREAANSVTQASEELVNRKAQLNSLQKQLSDMKKLLDVANKARQEFGDDGAGALPSTSAAADVPTEILEVSGKRIVLTEAERQNPEIASKYSQLSRAKDRLAKMEEIIAMISQARHTGQNLRDVIPPDYLAILEEAENNPQAEFAAESGGPGPLSRASAPLQRPLEVEEEEVGRLSRRPTRPPRMGSMGRGEAGAGAGAGRDSQVREQESREISAMQQRLNKNSTRVSAINEGSQHGHEKGAIKKQPQALWQGSSSGGGGGVASSGVGGVREDPRLAQVLAMQEELRQKKNALEALMRRMGKSSSLNMDNISDNISDNVSEASDRLGDVRGSGGAATWGEAGGLHHFSDNHYQQSSDEDLIDEDEADLPPRGSQLRPQQPPPIAVSPKDRNRHSTSRHRRRQDSGRLSVNNLTAATLPTPARTKHNRLRASSAPKALWESVGTPLDGSNYKSPSNTTMQTQHSLNAALSQLTQVQGTINNLQESLRHEQSQVLGSSRASLYQPQLVPPLLPDLTPTSLPPMVTPSQALTPMSAYAGLGSLALAAQGGGEAVNQQLLSGLQQCFSQLHLHSLEIQALSKHLQLLERRDQTSSAAMADVGDGLGRGGRGGARRSEEEEEEEDNEDDDVAGDPRPPYPLHHNLLAAAGLRPGKEGGSSRAPQGSAYPVYLRQQSESGAPSSGVTNPIYGHLGDLRDQTGGTWGSLAPTPGTEQPTDTLGSLLGPGAPGEALEGSSSHPLLHLGRMGEEASQTQAPEAHHWASLASTHPLHHQTTDLLNNQVPPGTRANNYWDNFRSYSRQNLLSTATKSNTSDLHPPSTTSTSAPAHTASFALHQGREGGRGEDKRFNVSLGHNNTNSGAGARSRMPNPHINNPRGAANPRVRNPVAASSQHLLSQNKHKANNRNKQGDLWVTSKGSERNLPPQDRGSGGRNLGGYLNYNTVRANTSDSDGAEGSGVTLEVLREAEALIRRHANQPEFLLQLFRHASQITVHTDQHVAVALLHDLASQPHRPGSHGVNANPGPGVHGHAEGTVGLSLPAPLRDSWRPQPPRSHPQNTLPQDNVSVVGLSGSEVSDSGLTSEDEDSRALYRNVKNLSLSPGGAVPPPAPPGGVNTGGRPPYPQPPPPLHPHYQHNYHEFPHHRQHNLVHPHNTQGGESARSGANSESSLYDHLVFNDSHLATRQEVVEDWVRRGVEEEEEEDEAGPSKLLNQADTAGSSPEDAHNLIHPLNNDTEYLTFETLVASAVREGTEVLQAQACEDVASPLLLNSLHHSLVAHIQTRAQSLRLPQTFLYSTDTELKSALQAFSGKPLSQVSSDVPSLISQVLLTQYCSVLVQRLRDNQPLLPQTPTKLPPGAPPKAGEVGLEGAAATPTAGPPECRPPQEATTATQTEAGVFSLHPQRPPLHTFSLTTGAAAAHPPPSASLSATTPADSPWQAPPPPPAPLPSPNHNPSGGESLAESAACAGGPLPTAPSGSWSAEGLASPASPLGAGRGEAEQEEAMMDELGEPTLVHTLAEADQSQDAVEGDWGEDSQAEGIMQPEVSGGAVGGSSHTHSPPQHPGWLPARERHNSSQLEAEAEVEGLVESEAEAAALGAGHLLFMDQQSQELDEVPTKLQSPQGGSPSDSPEQALPQQHHPHHPQRPHSPAGSEG, encoded by the exons ATGTATGAG GAGGACTGGGAGGAGCTTGAGGCACTGCTGGAGACTGAACACCTTATCCTGGGCCAGCCATATCAgccccagcagcaccagcagcagcaacatcatcGCTCGGACATCAACCTCCTCCAGAGTCCAG AGCGCACCCCACGGCTGCCCCACGAAGCACCACCCTCCCGCAGCAGTTCTCGGCGCTCCCTCCCACGCACACACGGCGCCtactctctcccccttcagcaGCTGTCCTCCATCCTCCTCAACATGACCTTCTCGGACGCTGAGGATGAGCACCAGGGGACGGGACGGAACACAAG CAACAGCCAGGACCGATCCCTGAGCCGCTCCCGCACAGAGTCGGGGGTGAGCAACGCCTCCACCGTCTCCCTGGCcagcccctcctcctctgccgGGCCTGCCGCTGCTGCCAATGGGCCCATGGCTGCCTCGGGGAGTGCCGCCGGGGCCCTGGACATTGCTGCCGCCCAAAATGCCTCGGTAGTTGATGTTTCA GGCGTTGACAAGAAGAAGATTGTGGAGAAGCTGCAGCAGATCCAGGGCTACATACAGCAGACCACAGCAGCCATGGCAGCCCTAGAGCAGCAGGGAGACATT GGCTTGCAAAGTGATATATATGCTCGCTATGTCAACCTCAACAAGTCGCTTCAGCACCAGGAGGAGGAGTACCTGGACATTCTCGCTCGCTCCCTAGTCCTTAACAAG GCTGCAGCACAGGTGGCCAACGGAACACAGCACCCAAGCACAGCACCAAGCAGCGTCTCCCCAGCATCAGCACAAGTCAACGGCCGCGAAGAGACG GCCCCAGAGGAAGGCAGCCGCGTGGTGGGTGTGGTCGGCTCAGAGAACGTTCGCACGCTACAGGACCGCCTCTCGGCCAGTCAGGAGGAGTCTGTGGCCATCATGAGCCAGATGAGGGCCAGCATAGCACGCCGCGAGGACCTCCTGACACGATATAAG GCCACCCAGGAGCGCCTTGCCAACCTTAAGCGGCAGAGGCAGGGTATTCAGGAGGAGAAGCAGCGCCTCATCCAGCAGGGGGCCAATCCCAACGGTGCCGGGCAGGAGGACGAGGACCCCATCCCTGGCGCCGACACCTGGACCCTCTCGGAGCTGACGAAGGCGCTGGTGGACTTCCAGGCTCTGcaggacaaggtggagcgactgACGGCTGTGTACTCGACCAGGGCCCAG GGTGTGGATCCTGATGACGCGGAAAGCCAGGCGGACGTGGCCAGCAAACTCGGCCAGCTGGCAACCAAGAGGCGGCAGCTGGCGGACGTGCTCACCAGACTCAAGGGCTACCAGGCTCTTAGGcagcaggaggagagag aTGGCCTGGATGGTGTGGGTGGCAGTGGGCGCTCCACCTCCACTGCTCCAGCCGGTGCTTCGGACGCTAACCACCTCCCAGCCTCCTccaacacccacaccacaacgACAAGCGACgaaccagcacctccaccacctccaccacctccctctgcCTCACTCTCGGCCTCCGTGTCCAACATCAACGGGGAGGGACATCCAGTTAGCCCGGCCAGCCTGAGGGAGGCGGCGAACTCGGTAACCCAGGCCTCGGAGGAGCTGGTGAACCGCAAGGCACAGCTCAACTCTCTCCAGAAGCAGCTGAGCGACATGAAGAAGCTCCTCGATGTGGCTAACAAGGCCCGACAGGAG TTCGGGGATGACGGCGCCGGtgcccttccctccaccagtGCCGCCGCTGACGTGCCCACTGAGATCCTGGAGGTGTCGGGCAAGAGGATTGTCCTGACGGAGGCTGAGAGACAGAACCCAGAGATTGCTTCAAAGTATAG TCAGCTATCCCGGGCCAAGGATCGTCTGGCCAAGATGGAGGAAATAATAGCCATGATCAGCCAGGCAAGACACACCGGCCAGAACCTGCGTGACGTCATCCCCCCGGACTACCTGGCCAtcctggaggaggcggag AACAACCCACAGGCGGAGTTTGCAGCTGAGTCAGGCGGCCCCGGTCCCCTCAGCCGCGCCTCAGCTCCCCTGCAGAGGCCcctggaggttgaggaggaggaggtaggcagGCTCTCAAGGCGCCCCACTCGTCCCCCACGCAT GGGCAGCATGGGGCGGGGTGAGGCTGGGGCCGGGGCAGGAGCAGGTCGGGACTCACAGGTACGGGAACAGGAGAGCCGGGAGATCTCGGCCATGCAGCAGCGCCTCAACAAGAACAGCACGAGGGTGTCCGCCATCAACGAGGGCTCGCAACACGGACATGAGAAGGGCGCCATCAAGAAGCAgccccag GCACTATGGCagggcagcagcagcggcggcggcggcggggttgccAGCAGCGGGGTGGGCGGGGTGAGGGAGGACCCACGTCTCGCCCAGGTGTTGGCCATGCAGGAAGAGCTGCGTCAGAAGAAGAACGCCCTGGAGGCCCTCATGAGGCGCATGGGCAAGTCCTCCTCCCTCAACATGGACAACATATCCGACAACATCTCCGACAATGTCTCCGAGGCATCCGACCGCCTGGGGGACGTGCGCGGCAGTGGGGGGGCGGCCACCTGGGGGGAGGCTGGGGGGCTGCACCACTTCTCCGATAACCACTATCAGCAGTCCAG TGACGAGGACTTGATAGACGAGGATGAGGCGGACCTTCCCCCCCGAGGCAGCCAGCTCCGCCCTCAGCAGCCGCCACCCATCGCAGTCTCCCCCAAGGACCGCAACCGCCACTCCAccagccgccaccgccgccgccaggaCTCGGGGCGCCTCTCGGTGAACAACCTGACGGCCGCGACCCTCCCCACCCCCGCCAGGACCAAGCACAACCGCCTTA GGGCCAGCAGTGCTCCCAAGGCCCTGTGGGAGTCTGTGGGCACTCCGCTAGATGGCAGCAACTATAAGtctccctccaacaccaccaTGCAGACCCAGCACAGCCTCAATGCTGCACTCAGCCAG CTCACCCAGGTGCAAGGAACCATCAACAACCTGCAGGAGAGTCTTCGCCACGAGCAGAGTCAGGTGCTGGGGAGCTCCCGGGCGTCCCTCTACCAGCCCCAGCTCGTGCCGCCCCTCCTGCCCGACCTCACCCCCACCTCGCTGCCCCCCATGGTGACCCCCAGCCAGGCCCTCACCCCCATGTCTGCCTACGCTGGCCTTGGCTCCCTCGCCCTTGCTGCTCAGg GTGGCGGCGAGGCAGTGAACCAGCAGCTGTTGTCGGGCCTGCAGCAGTGCTTCTCCCAGCTCCACCTACACTCCCTTGAGATACAGGCCCTGAGCAAGCATCTGCAG CTTCTGGAGAGGCGAGACCAGACCAGCTCGGCCGCCATGGCTGATGTGGGGGACGGCCTTGGGaggggcgggcggggcggcgcacggaggagtgaagaggaagaggaggaggaggacaatgaggatgatgatgtggCAGGAGACCCCCGCCCTCCTTACCCTCTCCACCACAACCTCTTGGCTGCGGCCGGCCTGCGCCCTGGGAAGGAGGGGGGCTCTAGCCGGGCACCCCAGGGCTCCGCCTACCCCGTATACCTGAGGCAGCAGTCCGAGAGTGGCGCTCCCTCCTCAGGCGTCACCAACCCCATTTATGGCCacctgggggacctgcgagaccAGACTGGGGGCACCTGGGGCTCCCTTGCTCCTACCCCAGGCACAGAGCAGCCCACAGACACCCTGGGCTCGCTCCTAGGCCCAGGTGCCCCAGGGGAGGCTCTGGAGGGCAGCTCATCACACCCATTGCTGCATCTGGGCCGTATGGGGGAGGAGGCCAGCCAGACACAGGCCCCTGAGGCACACCACTGGGCCTCCCTCGCCTCCACACACCCACTGCACCACCAGACCACAGACCTGCTCAACAACCAG GTTCCTCCAGGCACACGCGCCAACAACTACTGGGACAACTTCCGCAGTTACTCCCGCCAGAACCTGCTCTCCACGGCCACCAAGAGCAACACCAGcgacctccaccccccctccaccacctccacctcggcCCCTGCCCACACCGCCTCCTTCGCCCTCCACCAG GGTCGGGAGGGTGGCCGAGGCGAGGACAAGCGTTTCAACGTCTCGCTGGgccacaacaacaccaacagcgGGGCCGGTGCCAGATCCAGGATGCCCAACCCCCACATCAACAACCCCAGAGGTGCCGCCAACCCCCGTGTGAGGAACCCTGTGGCCGCCAGCTCCCAGCACCTCCTCAGCCAGAACAAACACAAGGCAAACAACAGGAACAAGCAAG GTGACTTATGGGTGACCTCCAAGGGCAGCGAGAGGAACCTGCCGCCCCAAGACCGAGGCTCAGGGGGCAGGAACCTGGGTGGTTACCTCAACTACAACACTGTGCGCGCCAACACCAGCGACAG TGATGGTGCTGAGGGAAGCGGTGTGACCCTGGAGGTGCTGCGTGAGGCCGAGGCGCTGATCCGCCGCCATGCCAACCAGCCAGAGTTCCTGCTGCAGCTGTTCCGCCACGCCTCGCAGATCACTGTGCACACCGACCAGCACGTGGCCGTGGCGCTCCTGCACGACCTTGCCTCCCAGCCACACCGACCCGGCAGCCATGG AGTGAATGCCAACCCTGGGCCGGGTGTCCACGGCCATGCCGAGGGGACTGTTGGCCTCTCCCTGCCAGCCCCCCTCAGAGACTCGTGGAGGCCCCAGCCCCCACGCAGTCACCCCCAGAACACCCtcccacag GACAATGTGAGTGTGGTGGGGCTGTCAGGGTCAGAGGTCAGCGATAGTGGCCTGACCTCAGAGGACGAGGACAGCAGG GCTCTTTATCGCAACGTCAAGAACCTCAGTCTCAGCCCAGGGGGAGCAGTACCCCCCCCTGCACCTCCGGGAGGCGTGAACACAGGTGGCAGGCCCCCGTacccccaaccaccaccgcccctccacccccactACCAACACAACTACCATGAATTcccccaccaccgccagcacaaccTCGTCCACCCCCACAACACACAGGGAGGGGAGAGCGCCCGCAGCGGTGCCAATTCTGAGAGTTCTCTGTATGATCATCTGGTGTTTAACGACTCCCACCTGGCCACTagacaagag GTGGTGGAGGACTGGGTGCggcgaggggtggaggaggaggaagaggaggacgaggcagGGCCCAGCAAGCTTCTGAACCAGGCGGACACAGCAGGATCTTCCCCCGAGGACGCCCACAACCTCATCCAT CCACTAAACAACGACACTGAGTACCTCACCTTTGAGACTCTGGTGGCCTCCGCCGTGAGGGAGGGCACGGAGGTACTGCAGGCCCAGGCGTGTGAAGACGTTGCCTCCCCGCTTCTGCTGAATTCCCTCCACCACAGCCTAGTGGCCCAC ATCCAGACCCGAGCCCAGTCCCTGCGGCTGCCCCAGACCTTCCTCTACTCCACCGACACTGAACTCAAGTCTGCCCTCCAAGCCTTCTCTGGCAAACC gctgtCCCAGGTGAGCAGCGACGTGCCGTCACTCATCTCCCAGGTGCTGCTGACCCAGTACTGCTCGGTGCTGGTGCAGCGTCTGCGCGACAACCAGCCGCTGCTGCCTCAGACGCCCACCAAGCTGCCGCCCGGTGCCCCGCCCAAG GCTGGTGAGGTGGGTCTGGAGGGTGCCGCTGCCACCCCCACAGCTGGCCCCCCAGAGTGCCGCCCCCCCCAGGAGGCCACCACAGCTACCCAGACTGAAGCCGGAGTGttctccctccacccccagaGGCCGCCCCTCCACACCTTCAGCCTCACCACCGGGGCTGCTGCCGCCCACCCACCCCCATCAGCCTCCCTGTCAGCTACCACCCCTGCTGACAGTCCCTGGCaggcccctccacccccccctgcccccctgcccTCCCCCAACCACAACCCTAGTGGAGGGGAGTCCCTGGCAGAGAGTGCAGCCTGCGCCGGTGGGCCTCTCCCTACTGCCCCGTCTGGCTCCTGGAGTGCCGAGGGCTTggcctcccctgcctcacccctggGGGCTGGCCGGGGAGAGGCAGAGCAGGAGGAGGCCATGATGGATGAGCTGGGTGAGCCAACACTGGTCCACACACTGGCTGAGGCTGACCAGTCCCAGG acgcaGTGGAGGGTGACTGGGGTGAGGACTCCCAGGCGGAGGGCATCATGCAGCCTGAGGTCAGTGGGGGGGCAGTGGGCGGGTCCTCCCACACCCACTCCCCACCCCAACACCCTGGATGGCTGCCGGCAAGGGAACGACACAACTCCTCGCAg CTGGAAgcagaggcggaggtggagggactggtggagagTGAGGCGGAGGCGGCTGCTCTCGGGGCCGGCCACCTCCTCTTCATGGACCAGCAGAGTCAG GAGCTGGACGAGGTGCCCACCAAGCTACAGAGTCCCCAGGGTGGCTCTCCTAGTGACAGCCCCGAGCAGGCCCTTCCCCAgcagcaccacccccaccacccccagcgCCCTCATTCACCCGCTG GGAGCGAAGGGTGA